The Paenibacillus uliginis N3/975 genome has a window encoding:
- a CDS encoding ABC transporter ATP-binding protein codes for MEPQLIEMRNIIKRRRTKSIGPLNLSIPEGYIIALVGPNGSGKSTILNMMIQTVFPDEGEISWFGRDFPKGLPLEIRQQIGYVPEQLSLEEKYMTVDDAAAFRSSWYDSWDGYFFDELLSKFGVPRGVKLNKMSKGERRKFEIAAALAPRPKLLLLDEPSSGLDPFAWKLMMEQLRSCMKDGKTTVVLSTHIVDEIRRLADYIILMHHGKYLGMVEKDSLLDNWKECWVTGDASLVNELPGIVSWKQETVTTVSFVTTECLEVERILQSAGISFHQTRSLELDEVLNLWIHGNKPAGVQE; via the coding sequence ATGGAACCCCAGTTGATTGAGATGCGTAATATCATCAAACGACGTCGCACCAAAAGCATAGGGCCCTTAAATCTGTCGATTCCGGAAGGATACATTATTGCTCTGGTCGGACCGAACGGCTCAGGGAAAAGTACCATATTGAATATGATGATTCAGACGGTGTTTCCAGATGAAGGGGAAATCAGCTGGTTCGGTAGGGATTTTCCTAAAGGTCTGCCCTTGGAAATCCGGCAACAGATCGGTTATGTTCCGGAGCAGCTGAGTTTAGAGGAGAAATATATGACGGTCGATGATGCGGCCGCGTTCCGTTCTTCCTGGTACGACAGCTGGGATGGTTACTTTTTTGACGAGCTGCTATCCAAGTTCGGCGTTCCTCGCGGCGTCAAGCTGAACAAGATGTCCAAAGGAGAACGGCGGAAATTCGAAATAGCAGCTGCCCTGGCTCCGCGGCCCAAACTGCTGCTACTGGATGAACCTTCTTCGGGTCTGGATCCGTTTGCCTGGAAGCTAATGATGGAACAGCTCAGGAGTTGCATGAAAGATGGGAAGACCACAGTTGTATTGTCCACACATATTGTGGATGAAATCCGCAGGCTTGCCGATTACATTATCCTCATGCATCACGGGAAATATCTCGGTATGGTAGAGAAGGATAGCCTGCTGGACAACTGGAAGGAATGCTGGGTTACAGGAGATGCTTCTCTGGTCAACGAATTGCCGGGCATTGTGAGTTGGAAGCAAGAAACGGTAACCACCGTCTCTTTTGTTACAACGGAATGTTTGGAAGTCGAGAGAATATTACAATCTGCCGGCATATCATTTCATCAGACTCGCAGTTTGGAGCTGGATGAAGTGCTGAACTTATGGATACATGGGAATAAACCTGCCGGAGTGCAGGAATAG
- a CDS encoding ABC transporter ATP-binding protein: MQRLQLENVVKIYADKTAVNQISLQVEEGEIYGLLGANGAGKTTTMRMVLGLIYPDEGSIMYNGKPYRKELRRIMGYLPEERGLYPKIKVSEQITYLAQLRGMSAKEADKSLRYWLDRFEVPEYYNKKIEELSKGNQQKMGFIAAVVHNPQILILDEAFSGLDPVNVELLKTTVKELRDKGTSILFSTHRMEHVEELCQNITILDRSNTVVKGNLKEIKSRYPREEVLLGTSSEVKGLEQLPGVTGVSRTEDGYSVRISNVDAAQAILNTAMSQSVIHRFEVKEPTLNQIFIKAVGESNE, encoded by the coding sequence ATGCAACGATTGCAATTGGAAAATGTGGTTAAGATTTATGCCGACAAAACGGCAGTCAATCAGATTTCGCTTCAAGTGGAAGAGGGGGAAATCTACGGTCTTCTCGGAGCGAACGGTGCCGGCAAAACAACAACGATGCGTATGGTGTTAGGACTTATTTATCCTGATGAAGGAAGTATTATGTACAATGGCAAGCCGTACCGTAAAGAGCTGCGTCGTATTATGGGATATCTTCCTGAAGAGCGTGGCTTGTATCCGAAAATTAAGGTAAGCGAGCAAATCACATATCTGGCACAATTGCGGGGAATGTCAGCCAAGGAGGCTGATAAGAGCCTTCGTTATTGGCTCGATCGCTTTGAAGTGCCGGAATATTACAATAAGAAAATTGAAGAGCTTTCCAAAGGTAATCAGCAAAAAATGGGCTTTATCGCCGCTGTGGTTCATAATCCGCAAATTCTGATTCTGGATGAAGCGTTCAGCGGTCTCGATCCGGTTAACGTGGAATTGCTGAAGACAACGGTTAAAGAACTTCGCGACAAGGGCACGAGCATCTTGTTCTCTACACACCGAATGGAGCATGTTGAGGAGCTGTGCCAGAACATTACGATCTTGGATCGTTCGAACACGGTTGTTAAAGGTAACCTTAAGGAAATCAAATCTCGTTATCCCCGTGAAGAGGTGTTGCTAGGAACTTCAAGTGAAGTGAAGGGCCTGGAGCAGCTGCCGGGTGTAACTGGAGTCAGCCGAACAGAGGATGGCTATTCCGTAAGAATCAGCAACGTAGATGCAGCACAGGCTATCCTGAATACAGCGATGTCACAGAGTGTCATTCACCGGTTTGAAGTGAAGGAACCAACGTTAAATCAAATATTCATTAAGGCGGTAGGTGAATCCAATGAATAG
- a CDS encoding GntR family transcriptional regulator, with the protein MRIPIQINEHSAEPLYHQIETQLRSLIISGQIEEGTLLPSIREFASGLNCSVITVRRVYQDLENEGLLRTRQGTGTFVAGVGDQMRERFKRDTVVEALTAAVDTGLSVHCSEEELKSIFMEIVEQKYHGQAGGEADGTPVD; encoded by the coding sequence GTGCGAATCCCGATTCAAATTAATGAGCACAGTGCTGAGCCCTTGTATCACCAGATTGAGACGCAGTTAAGGTCACTTATCATCAGCGGACAGATCGAGGAGGGGACACTTTTGCCGTCGATAAGGGAATTTGCCAGTGGTTTGAACTGTAGTGTTATAACGGTTCGGCGGGTGTATCAGGACCTAGAGAATGAAGGCTTGCTGCGGACGCGACAAGGAACTGGGACATTCGTTGCCGGCGTCGGCGATCAGATGCGGGAGCGATTTAAGCGGGATACCGTTGTTGAAGCTTTAACGGCTGCAGTCGATACGGGACTCTCTGTACATTGCAGTGAAGAAGAATTGAAATCGATCTTCATGGAAATCGTTGAGCAGAAATATCATGGGCAAGCGGGAGGTGAAGCCGATGGAACCCCAGTTGATTGA
- a CDS encoding DUF420 domain-containing protein, whose product MDLYTLFPTISTTFIVISAVLVAIGWRLIIKGKREQHKKVMIWAAITAIIFFIIYSSRTIFIGNTSWGGPDDLKPYYQVFLIFHITLATVAAVFGLTTLTLGFKEKYSKHRKWGRVTAVIWFFTAITGVAVYSLLYVLYPGGHTQPMWKVIFGM is encoded by the coding sequence ATGGATTTGTACACACTGTTTCCCACTATTAGCACCACGTTTATCGTCATCAGCGCCGTGCTCGTTGCGATTGGTTGGAGACTCATCATCAAAGGTAAGAGAGAGCAGCATAAGAAGGTTATGATATGGGCTGCTATCACAGCGATTATCTTCTTTATCATCTATTCTTCACGCACCATATTTATCGGCAATACTTCATGGGGAGGACCGGATGACCTGAAACCATATTATCAGGTATTCCTGATTTTCCATATTACACTGGCTACCGTAGCTGCGGTATTCGGACTTACAACCCTTACTCTCGGGTTTAAGGAGAAGTATTCCAAGCACCGGAAATGGGGTCGAGTAACTGCAGTCATTTGGTTTTTCACAGCAATTACGGGTGTTGCGGTGTATTCACTGCTGTATGTTTTGTATCCGGGCGGTCATACGCAGCCTATGTGGAAAGTTATTTTCGGTATGTAA